From a region of the Arachis ipaensis cultivar K30076 chromosome B09, Araip1.1, whole genome shotgun sequence genome:
- the LOC107618668 gene encoding uncharacterized protein LOC107618668 isoform X2 produces the protein MFSLPRALSYQGASSTRIRQYQRVKTNESSIFLEGEDINMSISHAADSIGLKEIPRYEVKIIEEDDWMKGAQFGAAFAIGVDIDSQAIASASENATLNNIRPDKLQLHLIASQTSSSCRDDWPSRVVEGENAFEIDRVTHKDKYDVVIANILLNPLLNLADQIIFSAKPGAIIGLSGILSKQVQNLLQKYSLFLEGIEVSKMDDWACVSGRKRKNI, from the exons ATGTTCTCTTTGCCTCGTGCTCTCTCCTACCAGGGAGCTAGCTCAACAA GAATCCGACAATATCAGAGGGTGAAAACCAACGAGAG TTCTATTTTTCTTGAAGGTGAGGATATAAATATGAGCATTTCACATGCTGCTGATTCTATTGGTTTGAAAGAGATACCAAGATATGAAGTTAAAATTATTGAGGAGGATGACTGGATGAAAGGAGCTCAG TTTGGTGCTGCCTTTGCCATTGGAGTCGATATAGATTCACAAGCAATTGCATCAGCATCTGAAAATGCTACTCTGAATAACATCAGACCAGACAAGCTACAACTGCACTTGATTGCAAGCCAAACTTCTTCATCCTGCAGGGATGACTGGCCATCTAGAGTTGTCGAGGGAGAAAATGCTTTCGAGATAGACAGAGTCACTCACAAGGATAAATATGATGTGGTCATTGCAAACATACTTTTAAATCCTCTGTTAAATCTTGCTGATCAAATTATCTTTTCTGCAAAGCCTGGAGCAATTATTGGTCTCTCTGGAATCTTAAGTAAACAG GTCCAGAACTTATTACAGAAATATTCACTATTCTTAGAAGGCATAGAAGTGTCGAAAATGGATGACTGGGCCTGTGTGAgtggcagaaaaagaaagaatataTGA
- the LOC107618668 gene encoding uncharacterized protein LOC107618668 isoform X1, with product MFSLPRALSYQGASSTRSMPKQRIRQYQRVKTNESSIFLEGEDINMSISHAADSIGLKEIPRYEVKIIEEDDWMKGAQFGAAFAIGVDIDSQAIASASENATLNNIRPDKLQLHLIASQTSSSCRDDWPSRVVEGENAFEIDRVTHKDKYDVVIANILLNPLLNLADQIIFSAKPGAIIGLSGILSKQVQNLLQKYSLFLEGIEVSKMDDWACVSGRKRKNI from the exons ATGTTCTCTTTGCCTCGTGCTCTCTCCTACCAGGGAGCTAGCTCAACAA GGTCCATGCCTAAGCAAA GAATCCGACAATATCAGAGGGTGAAAACCAACGAGAG TTCTATTTTTCTTGAAGGTGAGGATATAAATATGAGCATTTCACATGCTGCTGATTCTATTGGTTTGAAAGAGATACCAAGATATGAAGTTAAAATTATTGAGGAGGATGACTGGATGAAAGGAGCTCAG TTTGGTGCTGCCTTTGCCATTGGAGTCGATATAGATTCACAAGCAATTGCATCAGCATCTGAAAATGCTACTCTGAATAACATCAGACCAGACAAGCTACAACTGCACTTGATTGCAAGCCAAACTTCTTCATCCTGCAGGGATGACTGGCCATCTAGAGTTGTCGAGGGAGAAAATGCTTTCGAGATAGACAGAGTCACTCACAAGGATAAATATGATGTGGTCATTGCAAACATACTTTTAAATCCTCTGTTAAATCTTGCTGATCAAATTATCTTTTCTGCAAAGCCTGGAGCAATTATTGGTCTCTCTGGAATCTTAAGTAAACAG GTCCAGAACTTATTACAGAAATATTCACTATTCTTAGAAGGCATAGAAGTGTCGAAAATGGATGACTGGGCCTGTGTGAgtggcagaaaaagaaagaatataTGA